CTGTCCTACACCGTTTATCGAAGTGATTCTACAAGTTCATGACACGCACTCATCATACAAATCGCTCATACAAAGTCACAGTCACTCACAACATCTCATTGCATCTCACAGTCACTCATAGCTTTTTGCGAGTAAATATATACAGAAATATATATGAATATGACTGTTTCACTTGGTTAGTGAACGAATTTTGGGCAACATCTTTCCACCAACTATTTATGCTACATATTGAACGGCACAATTAAGCTTAGTTAAAGTGACAAACAAACCCGTTGATGGAATGTTCCGGCGGTCAAATTTCGGGCCAAGTCTGCCAGTTGAGGAGACACTTTTCAGGCAAAACAGAGAAGGAGAAAGAGCAGAAAAACGGTTAGAAGTGAATCACACATagatatataaatatattttagacgCTGGTCGTCGTTCTATGCAATGCTTTACAAAATagtatatttttatgtttttcgatTTGTTGACTATTTAAGAGAAGAGGTACGAACAATCATCACATTGTTTGCGCGGAATTCGTTTCGAGAATGTCAAAACAGGATAAAATTGTACCCAGAAAAAATACATTATCATAACATAAACGAACACAAAACAAaagtattataaaatatcaagaTCAAATCACcggtattcgaaaaaaaaaagagaaaatttaCTTTCAAACATAATTGGATAAAAGCGTGCTTCTGGAGAAAAATTCGACCGGATTGTTTGTTTAAGAACTTTTGCTTTTTCGTTTTCAACTTTCATTTTGTCAATCAaacaagcaacaacaacaaaacgagACAGTTTGAGAAAGCTATAATGTGTATGGAACAATGGTTTTacttattgttaaaataaatatGTGTTTAAAACTGTAACAGTGTAGATTCTGTCCGTTTTAATTTAATATCACATCACCTTTCAAGCGCCCATTGCTGTTGCCGAGCGCGCGCACCCTTTTTGAAGGCGTCGCGACGCCTGAGGTCGTTGCGTTGCAACAGCAGGGAGAGATTGTCACGAGTTGCGCGACATTAAATTGTCACGTTGTTGTTTTTGGTTTTCCTACGGCGttgcattgcattttttttatgtttcagattaaattatggaaaattgccaaaccaaagaaaaaaaattagctttcataattttcattcgTTTTATTTATTGTCTTTTGCTCACACATCACAACTTTCCATCGTAATTTGGCGGCGCGGTTTCGGGCACGATCTTGGCCACCTTTCGGGGTTCTTTCGCAAGCGTCACCGGACACTGCATTTCCGTCCAGCCAACGGGCACCATCGGGGTCGGTTCCAGGCTACGGGTGGACAATGCCACCGCCACGCCGAGCTCGTTCTCGGCCGTTGTGAGGTGATAGGTGTTGAGTTCGATTTGAGGGAGCTGGAATGAAAAATTCGGAAGTTCTAGAACCGAACTTTGGTACGGAAAATGGGACTCTTACCACTCGCGCAAGGATAACATCTCCCGGGCGGAAGCATTTGTACATTTCAACTCGATCTTTCTCGGTGGCGCGAACGTCTTCTTTCCGGAGGATGCCTCTGAGGATtgagaaaatattatttcaatgttttacaaaCTAGTAATAGAAACTATTACCTGTATGGTCTGTTCAGACAGGTTTTCCCAATGCAAATAATTACACATTTTGCAAATCGTTGATTTATAACCGTAATTTTGGCAGTCACAACATCTCCCATAACTGGAACAACGGTTTTACTTCCGAATGATGCTACGGAGATATGGTTATTCtgaggaaaaaagttttttttacaatttttgagatCACATTTCCAGCAGCTAACACTCACCTTCTTCCGTTTCCGTATTCGAACGACCCCGGAGAGGCTCGCGTGCAAATAACCGAGTTTCTCGTAGGTTCCTTCGCCGCCAACGGTGTACTCTGTCACGGCACAAAGCCGCTGGCCTGGGACGCAGATAAAGTTGCTGCCATCGCCTGTTGATGTTGCCGGTGCAGTTTTAACCATTTTGTTCCAGTATTCCAGTAACCAGGATGATGCGGTTTACGAATCTCACGGAACCAGCTGAACACATTGAGCAGGTGTAAACAAAACTATCAACAAGTTGACAGATTGAGGCGGGAATTACACGCATAACCATAAGACCCaatgtttgttaaaatatttcctACACTCACAAGAGACCATCCCCCCTAGGGaaactggtcgaagtgaatttgacgtacacGAGTtcgacgtatccaaacgagcatttacCTTTACACACAGCAAaacttggcagtgttggcaagctTAAAAACaaacgttgccagatcgatttagtcCGACCAGTCTCCCTAATTAGGGTCTCtatcccaccccccccccctcccctcgtggacaatttccatacaaataaaatcttttttgaatgGAGCCCTCCCCCAAgcaaggtgtccacgtggtttaaaaATGGTCCCCAaacgaaaaaatctaaaaacaaaattaagcaaaattaactCGCGATGGGTCAACTGTTTAATTtgttctgcaattctgcaagtacgtaACAGCCCTATTGACCGGGTAATAACTGTTGTCGGCTGCACACCCCTGCAGCGAGCAACGTCTTACACACAGTGACATTTACCGTGAAGCAGCCCTAGCTGTCAAACTATATAAACAATAAACTTATTCTCAGTTCTATCACTCTATCGAACGCACGTGTTTTCTTATTTCTATCTCGTCCGTCTCCCTCAATTCGTCCGCCGCTCGCATAACCTCTAATAGGTTATGGGCCCAGCCCGAGCCCCACGGAGGATTGAAGGATTATTCGTTCGCGTGCTCGaggaagaatttttatttttgaagagtGATTGATTTCGAAAAGTTTCGCGATGGATTTTGCGCGAGTGACGAAATTGTCCGATGGCAACTACGAGTCGTGGGCATTTTTTGTGAAGGCGCTGCTTCGCCGTCTGAAGCTCTGGACGTACGTCGATCCGGGAACTCGTCCTGCTGGGGTGACGGTGGCTGAGTGGATGGTTGGGGATGAAGAGGCCCTAACAACGATTCAGCTGCTGGTGGAGGAAAGCCAGATCGGCTTCATCCGGGACAAGCAGACGGCAAAGGCGACGTGGGAGGCGCTGAAGGCGCATCACAGCAGGCTGCAGCGCGGATCGGAGGAAAGGGTGTTGAAAGTGGGAAGTGTTCGAAAAGTGCAGATGTGTCATCGCTGCGGGGAGCCAGTGGATTCGAAGGATTCAGGCAAAGCGAACACAAAGAAGAGCTTGAAACTGCAAAGTGAAAAAGTGCGTGAAGACGGACATGACAGTTCGTTCCCGTTTGTGAAAAGAGAAGAGCGAAGCCAGCCGAAATCGTGGGTGGTCGATACAGGTGCGACGTCACACTTGACTAGTGACAGAAGTGGTTTCGTCCGGTTTGACAAAAGCGTTTGCCCAGTGATTTCGACCGCTGGCGGGAGTGCGTTGCGCACGGAAGGAATCGGAGATTACGTGCTGCAGTGCGTTGATGGCAATGGACAAAATGTCAAGATTACCCTCACCGACGTGATCTACGCCCCGGAAGTTGAGGGAAGCTTGCTCTCGATTGGAAAACTTGCGACGAAAGGCGTGCAAGCTGAGTTTGATGAGGAcaagtgtttgttattgttcggAAGACGAGTGATCGCGACAGCAGACAAAAGCTATGATGGACTCTATCGGCTCAAGCTGGCGAGCGAGAAGTGTGTACAGGTGAAGGACAACGAGCACAAAGAGGATTGTCTTCACACCTGGCACCGCAGATTGGGACACCAAGATCCGGAGACGATTTTTGATTTGGAACGCCAGTGTTTGGCTGCCGGAATCAAAGTGAAGAATTGCGGTCTGCTTGTTAAGTGTGAGTGCTGCGTTGAAGGACAGCTATCGCGGCCACCTGTTCCAGGCTCGAACGAAAAACGGTCCAAAGCGGTTCTTGACGTCGTTCACAGCGACGTGTGCGGTCCCATGACAACATCGCACGGCGGATGCAAGTACTACATGACGATGATTGATGATCACAGCCGGTATACCGTTGTGTATTTCCTCAAGGACTTGTCCGAAGTTGAGCAGAAGATTCAGCAGTACGTGTGTTCAGTGCAGAAGAAGTTCGGCCAGAAGCCAAGGATAATTCGCTCAGCCCGAGAAGGAGAGAATATGGCAAACGGTCTTCGGAAGATATGTGTGGAGGAAGGAATCAAGTTGGAGTTCACGGATGCTAGCAGCGTCATAGACGAGAAGAGGCGTTCGCTGAACGAGATGGGACTTCGCATGCTGTTGGACGCTGGACTAGAACGGAGCTTTTGGGCAGAGGCGGTGAACACTGCGGCGTACATTCAGAACAGACTCCCGTCTACGGCCGCAGAGACCACGCCCTACGAGATGTGGCACTGCAAGCAACCGGATTTGAGTCACATGAAAGTTTTTGGATGCAGTGCATTTGTACGAACGTCAACCCAGAAAGAGAAGCTGATTTTCGTGGGGTATTCTTTTGATTACAAGGCGTACAGACTGTTGGAAccccctgggctttgtcataatgagtgtcataggtttgatgcttgtttggcaaagagtatgatttgattcgatgtggaattaaaatcgaagtgttcagtatattgctgaagcttccatttttacacatggacaccacttcatgctgcgagaacccactttggcgtagtctcagggcttaatcgatggccggtaagctgtcatcgagacaaggaggttctctgatagtggaaatatcacatttgtacaatgaaccgctacatatgtgatttttccctatcttaatgtgggtgtcaggttaggatgcgggtttaaaaaaatagtgtttgtagaatttaggattttaactataaatatcaactttttatactttgcctttagttatttagggacaaaattagtaacagtgaatttagtaattctatcagaatcggtgattttcattcaagtagcataaaaaccattctgatttgtcaaaatttccatagagtctcgatcaatcaatagtgaaatgatatcggactaaattcgttgatctgttgaactaacggttgtcgaattatgattgtatcgaccattgttgcgaatcgaggatctactggaattctgacgaacaaatggtcgtctctttttcaattcacgacttgtaaaatatcaactgttattttttttttttttttaaaagaagccaggttttaaaagaaacgtttttttttttggttaataattaaaatgtcggggatttgagataagagtagctttcggataggttgctttaaatcttgtattcaattcaagttaggtagttatccgcaaataaatatttggacttatatgaataattgaacattttggacttatgaattacacacaactgtgcatttattctagagtcagatccatacagcgtcagtgtttatttggtcgaagtgtactaattcattggcagatctggttctagttgtaatgtacgacaagactactgacggacgtgacaggacgagggcccagtttagaggtttcgacatcaacgatgtgcggctggatcaccctcccaaaaaaaaaaaaaaaaaaaaaaaaaaaaggcgtACAGACTGTTGGAACCAAAATCCGGCAAGGTCGTGACGAGCCGAGATGTGATGTTCTTGGAATTGGACAATGCAACTGAAGCAGTACAAGCCCAGGCCGAGGAGGTTCTTGTCCGTCTACCGCCGGTAGAGTTGAACGAGTCCGATGACGAATTCTTCGGTTTCGATGATGACACCGATGACGAGCTGCTTAATGATCCAGATCAAGAACGAGCCGAAGCTGTACGTGGACAGGAGGAGAGGAACCGAGTACAGCTTAAGAAGAAGCTTAAGGATCAACAGGAGAGAAAACCCGCTCCAGCTGGATACATCGGTATTGCAGTTGAAATGGCACCAGAGCGGCACAACAACGAAAGACATAAACCATCAACGGCGGATAGCGCTTGGATCAAAGTGCGTCGACGTTGAGAAGAAGTGTTGTCGGCTGCACACCCCTGCAGCGAGCAACGTCTTACACACAGTGACATTTACCGTGAAGCAGCCCTAGCTGTCAAACTATATAAACAATAAACTTATTCTCAGTTCTATCACTCTATCGAACGCACGTGTTTTCTTATTTCTATCTCGTCCGTCTCCCTCAATTCGTCCGCCGCTCGCATAACCTCTAATAATAACAATTCCAAACAGACCAGTTCCTACGAAAGCGTGCAATTGATTTTgacagcaaataaaaaaaggcgCACGTTTATGTATACGTTGACAGCTTAGAGTTCGGCGCGCAACTGTTAGTGTGATTGAGTTGTACTGGAACCGGTTGGTGGAATTCGGATCAGGAAAGACGGAAGCGGACATATGGTCAGTGGGTGGTTTGGTGGTAAATGATTGGCAGCGATGGTGTTGCGTCCGGAATATCGTGTCTCATTGTTGTGACTCGATGCACTATACTTTACAGAAGCGTGTAATGATTTTGAAAgcgaataaaaaaagttaatgttTACGTTGTGGACAGTTGAGAGTGAACGTTCGGCGCGGAAGTGTGAGTGTTATTGAGTTGTGCTGGAACCGGTTGGTGGAATCCAGATCAGGAAATGACTGGAGCGGACATGAGGTCAGTGGGTGATTTCGTGGTTTATGATCGACTGCGTCCGAAATGTCGTATTTGATGGAGTCCCGGTGAgaccaaaacattaaaaaaaactttatctttATAACAACATATAGGCAAATTGAATTAATCAGTACacaccagcgatggaataatcatcatcaaaagaaaatcattggatgttcatcaagagaaaaaatccgaaaagagcatggctctcctctctcgcgcacgaaagatcggtaaaaggaatcttaaaaaatcattatcttgattattcggtggaacATCTTATTCACTATTACACTTACattttgtacacattttgtagatgggcaatgtatgtaaataaagtgaaataaatacttttaagtggtgctgacaaggaaattcacaaaaaatcatcagcagattgattttcttgaagaatttcggaagcgattttcttttgcgtgatttgcctcctctctctttcgcgggtgaagaaagttcgctagcgaaattgatttttttgagattattccatccctggtacACACTCATTAACACTATTGAAACATGagcccagaaaaaaaataaagttgcttAGAatcaaatctggagcaacatttgaaaggggcggtacgacattgctcttacggcctttcattacacgcgtttaaatgggacgaaaggccgtaagagcaatgtcgtaccgcccctttcaaatgttgctctggaaATGCTTCTTGTCTTGTCTAGAACTCAATTCATTTCGGCGTCGCCGAAATTCGAGTGATCCCAGCAAAATATACaggcaaaaatcaaaacacactAGAGAGGTTGCCTCGATCGTGCCAATCGTGCTATCACGTGATAGGATGGTATTTATACATTTGGCTACACCACAACTTTTTGCGTTTATCAAATGATTTGAATACACTATTGTACCAATGCCTGAAATGATTCAGTCTCAATGGGTGGATGAATGAATGTCCAAGGTGCCCACTGTTGAGATTAGGTAGAGTCGGCGTCACTGAATTTCTTTGAGCAAATCTGGGCAACCGTGTTTAGTTGGCGCttagctaaaactttttttaattcattagtTTGGATACAATTATAGTAGAAGCtttacttatattttttcaGTATGAGGATTACTTTTTAACCAACTTCTACGTTAATTCTCAAATGGCATCGGCTTCTTTGTCGAACTTTTGATTTCTGGTCCTTTCTTTTGCCTTTCTATCGATCTTCTTTACTCTTCTTTTTAATTCTCctttctacatttccaatagTTGGTAATGCCCTTAAGAAAGATTTGTTTCCACCCGACTAAACCTGTAGTGGAACGTTATTCTCGTCGCAACACCCACATTTTGACTGGGAATtacggcgacgccggaatgatCCGGGTTCGAGGCAAGACAACTGGCTCATGAATTATTCGTTATGTTGTAGAAGTTACGACAGGCTACTGCCCATCAGTCGCTGCGTTCGTTCTAACAGAAATAATAGCACTCTAGCAGGATCTTGGCATAACCAGCTCTGCTataatatttcgtgactgggtgaGAGTGCTGGCTTACTACACATTGGAAACTGACTGCAATTTTTCTAAGCAAAACTCAACACCTACAACAAGATCAATTTTGGGTAAAAACTATACATCGTCATGGTAACCAAAGCAAGCTGAAATATACGTACCATCAGGTAAACTCTATGAAACGTGTAAACTAAATCTCGCAGGCCTTGCCCGCCATCACTGCAAAGGAGAGGgagacacgcacacacgcacgtgCGCTTATTATGCATTCCAAAGAAATATgctaaaagcattttaaaacagaaattttaaatgatgtGTGGAGTTTCAAGTTTAATAAATACTTTGATGGACTTTAATATGATTCAGAGACTATGATGAGTTTTAAACTGGAGctctttattcaaaatatttcaactcGATTTTGCCCTAGAATTACAATGTCATTAATCCTAGCGCCGACCGCACTGAACCGAAATCTTTTACATATGTATAAATAAATCACTAAACGTTGAGACGATAatgttttttacaatttaagcgAATGAATCCTTTATATCCACGTGAGACGAAAGTCCGGATCGTTGTTCTGCATCATGACGATCCGTTGGTATAGCGTAATGGCCGGTCCGAGCTTCAGTCCAAAAGACAGGACGTCGGATTTGCGCATCAGCACCAGCGAAGGGCCGTCAATTTCCTGGTTTTGGGATAGAAAAGTCATTTTATATAGGGCTTTTGATGAGGATCTTAGTTGCTTCGTACCTGTTCCTTAAACAGATGGGCATAGTCGGGAAAGTGGTGCATAAAGTACCGATACACTTCCTCGCAGGTCCAGTTTTGAACGTTCTCAAAGCTGTCGAGACGTGGCTCAAGCTGCTTCTGCTCGCCATTTTCTACCGGGTCCACGACTTCCTCCTTAATTGTGACTGCCAGGTCGTTACTTTCATTCGCGGTGCCACCGTCCGACAGGGACAGAGAATCCTTTCGAATCTCGTTATCGCTAAACCCGGCAAATTCATCGGCGGGTGCAGCGACAACGGCGGCAACAGATATAGCTTCCTTAGCGGGAGCCTCTTTTGGCTCATCGTCGGGAGACTGTGAGCGTTTCTTCTCCGGTCGAGGGAAACACTGCTTGCACACCCAGGAACGGCTTGAACTGCTGCCGTTCTCTCCCGATTCTGGTGGCCCGTGGCAGTTCTGGTGGAACGCATTTTGGCAGTCGCAGCAGAACAGTAGCTTGCCCTGGGAAGTAACATGGGGACACGGTTAGACAGTGCGGAGGGAATAGGTAAGGGGAATTCGATACTTACGCCTCGTAAAGACTTGCCACAAACGACGCAATCGATGCACTGGAAACAACGAAAGTTGAGCTGGATCGGGAACTTACTGTACATCGGATGGGCACGCAAGCATTTAGAATGAGCTGGAAGATGAGTGGAATCTGTTACGACATCTGTTTTATGAAGACTTCAACCTGCTGAATTCACCTCTAAATGCACAATTTGAGCAATCAATCAGCTTGAATCCTCTCCGCAGCTGTTCCACCTTGTGGCACATGTCGCAGTTGCGTGCGGGGCTCGTAGGCGTAGACGTGGCCACACGCCCGACACCATCtaccgacgacgatgacgacggtcCGTTTCCCAGCACTTTGGGCTTGGGTAGTGCCACCGGACTCTGGGTCAAACGTGGCTTAACTACGGCGTTTGATCCGTTGCTACTATTGCTACTGCTGCTCTCGACAGGTTTGTCCAGCTTGGTCGGCGATTTTGGCGGCACCGACTCCGTCTTGGACGACGTCGGGGACGCCCCAATGACGGCCGCAATCTCCGCAGCCAGGTCACTTTTGCGGACTCGCTTACGCGGCACATAATTATCGGATGGATCGAACACGACCTTTGCTTTCTGTTAGAATATAAAACCAACAATCATCAACATCATCCCGAATCAACTCAAGTTGTGTCCTCACCTTGGTCCTGGAACCAACACGCGTCGAAATGTTGGCACCATCCGACGTCGAACCGGTTCCACCGGATGAAGTCCCCGGATTCGCCGTTGCCTCTGGAGACTTGTCGCCACCGCCGCCGTTCTCCACTTCACCACCACCACTAGTTCTACCCTTAACCATCGTGAACAACTCTGAGGTGGAATCTACGCTCTGCGGTCAGTCGGTTGATCCTGATGAACCTGTGGGAACCCGTAAGTGTGAGCTCACGAGAACGCGCTGTTTTGTGAATGAGTGCACAGTGCAATGTTTGACGTCGTACCACAGACCTACGCACGAACAAAGTTGTTGACAGCAACTAACTCTTGTAGCGTGCTTCGGTACGGGTAGTTAAAATAAGGACAAATCGCCCTCCAGCGAGGATTTCCAACAGGAATTTTATGTTTGCAACAGTTTGTATTGCGCGTATCGAGAAAATAtcagttttggtgattttcttgTAGGGGTCTCAAAGATACGAGCGCAAGCGTTTTTCAGATTCATCGCA
This is a stretch of genomic DNA from Culex pipiens pallens isolate TS chromosome 1, TS_CPP_V2, whole genome shotgun sequence. It encodes these proteins:
- the LOC120418091 gene encoding exosome complex component CSL4-like — its product is MVKTAPATSTGDGSNFICVPGQRLCAVTEYTVGGEGTYEKLGYLHASLSGVVRIRKRKKNNHISVASFGSKTVVPVMGDVVTAKITVINQRFAKCVIICIGKTCLNRPYRGILRKEDVRATEKDRVEMYKCFRPGDVILARVLPQIELNTYHLTTAENELGVAVALSTRSLEPTPMVPVGWTEMQCPVTLAKEPRKVAKIVPETAPPNYDGKL
- the LOC120418096 gene encoding histone acetyltransferase KAT6B-like codes for the protein MVKGRTSGGGEVENGGGGDKSPEATANPGTSSGGTGSTSDGANISTRVGSRTKKAKVVFDPSDNYVPRKRVRKSDLAAEIAAVIGASPTSSKTESVPPKSPTKLDKPVESSSSNSSNGSNAVVKPRLTQSPVALPKPKVLGNGPSSSSSVDGVGRVATSTPTSPARNCDMCHKVEQLRRGFKLIDCSNCAFRAHSKCLRAHPMYSKFPIQLNFRCFQCIDCVVCGKSLRGGKLLFCCDCQNAFHQNCHGPPESGENGSSSSRSWVCKQCFPRPEKKRSQSPDDEPKEAPAKEAISVAAVVAAPADEFAGFSDNEIRKDSLSLSDGGTANESNDLAVTIKEEVVDPVENGEQKQLEPRLDSFENVQNWTCEEVYRYFMHHFPDYAHLFKEQEIDGPSLVLMRKSDVLSFGLKLGPAITLYQRIVMMQNNDPDFRLTWI